The stretch of DNA GCAGGGAACGCTTCATAAGGTCTCAGCCTCGTTATGGTTGGATCCGGTGCCGCACTCTCGACATCAGAGTCATTCGGGGGAAACGATTTCCGGCACCGGTGGCGACAGTATCCTGACGTAACCGAAATTTAACCTGAATAGTAAACTCAGCCGTGCAGGAACTAACCGCGCGAAGCTGCGGTCGCGTGCGCTTCGTGGAGCGATGCGCTAGTTGCAGGCGCCGTTGGCGTCGACCGGAATCACGTCGGATGCACGCAGCAACCTGTCGAGTCTGTCGAGCCGAAGCAGCAACGCGTCGCGCTGGTTGACCAGCGGGATGATCAATTCCTCGTCGGTGTTCGCTGGCGACACATCGCGCAACAGTGCCAACGCGCCCTTCATCCGGTGCAGCAACTTGCATTGCATGCGCGTGTCGCCGGATGCGAGCGCGAGATCGAACGCGCTCATGTCATCGCGGCAGGTTGATAGCAGTTCGTGCAGCAGGCGTCGTGCTTCTTCAGTGCTGCCGAGTGATTCGGTCAGTAGCGTCATCGGATCGGCAAGCACCGGCGCCACCATGACCGGCGCGGCAATGACCGGTGTTGCCCCCGGTCCCGCCGGCAAGTGCCTGGCCAGCATCGTTTCCAGTTCCTGCAGCGTCATGGGCTTTGCCAGGAACCCGTCCATGCCGGCGTCGCTGCAGCGCTCCACATCCGAGGGCAGCGCACTGGCCGACAGCGCGATGATCGGCAGCCGCCGCCCTTGGCCGGCTTCGTCCGCGCGGATCCTTCGGGCCAGCGTGTAACCGTCCATCTTCGGCATGTCGCAATCGGTGATCAGCAATGCGAAGTCGCCAGCGCACAACGACGCCAGCGCCTGCTCGCCGTCACCGGTCAGCACGCACTCGAAGCCCAGATGGTTCAGCTGCAGCGAAACCACCGCCCGGTTGACCGGATGGTCTTCGGCAACCAGGATGCGCGCGGCCTGCAGCGCGTGTCGTGTCGGGCCGCGCTCGGTTTCGATCGCCGTGGGTTGCTCGAACACCGCGCGGCAGGCATCGCGCAGCGCGCGCCAGAGCAGCGGGTTGCCATGCACGACCGCTTCGGGTGCCTGGGCGCGATCGGCCGGCAGTCGCTGGTTGGCGGCGTCGTCCAGCAACAGGCAGCGCCCGCGTGGCGGCAATTGTCCCGCTTCCTCCATGTGGCGATCGACCAGGAACAGTTCGGCACGATCGCAGTCCAGCGTTGGCAGGTCCGACGCCTCGACCTCGACGACGCTGAAGCCCATCGACGACAGTGCGTTGGCCAACTCCACAGCGAACGTCGGGTCCTTCGTGCACACGACCGCCGGCTTGCCGGCGAACTCCGGCAAGGGCTGCAGCTTCGCGACGACCGGCAGGCTCAGTTCGAAGATGGCGCGCGTGCCCTTGCCGGCAGTGCTCTCCAACTGCACGGTCCCACCCATCAGGTTGGCCAGCCGCTGGCAGATGATCAGGCCCAGGCCCGAGCCGCCAAAGCGACGGTTCGTGGAGGACTCCGCTTGCGTGAACGGTCGGAACAGCCGCAGGAACTGTTCGCCGGAAATGCCGATGCCGGTATCGCTGACGGTGATGCGGAGCTTCTGCAGGTCCACGCTTTCGGCACAGTGCTCCTCGACGAGTTCGATTCGCAGCTCGACCTGGCCGCGATGGGTGAACTTGACCGCGTTGCTCAGCAGGTTGGTGATGATCTGGCGCACGCGCACTGCATCGCCGGCGAACTCCGCCGCCAGTCGCCAGTCGAGCACGCAGTACAGTCGCAGGTCCTTTGCATGTGCCTTGGCGGTGAACAGGCCGATCACGCCGTCGACAAGCGAGCGCAGGTCAAAAGGAGTTCTTTCCAGTGCGAGGCGGCCGGAGTCGATCCGCGAGAAATCCAGGATGTCGTCAAGCAATTTCAGCAGCGTGCGTGCCGAGTCTTGCGCCATCGCCAGCATCTGTCCCTGCTCGCGATCGGTTTGCGTCTGTGCCAGCAGTTCGACCAGTCCCAGCACGCCCGCCATCGGCGTGCGGATCTCGTGGCTCATCATCGCCAGGAACGCCGCCTTCGCCGCCACCGCCGCCTTGGCTTCGGCATTGGCGCGGGCCAGCGCCTGGGCCTGCTCATGGCTGTCGGTCACGTCGACCCAGTAACCGCTCCACTCCACCGAACCGTCGGGGCCGTGCCGAGGCGGACCGCCCGCCGTGCGGATCCAACGCAGTCCCCGCACCGAGTGCAGGCGTATGTCGAACTGCGGCATCGGCCGCATCGCAGCTGCGGCAGCAGCGACGTTGTCGGCGACCAGCTGGCGATCGTCCACATACACGTGCGAGAAGGCCAGCGCCTCGTCGGCCATCATCTCTTCGGGCGTGATGCCGATGGTCGACAAGGTGTCACCGTCGGCGTAGGTGAACTCGCGCCTGCCATCGGGCCACACCCGCAGCTCGAACACCGCCGAGGGAAGGGTCCGCGCGATCTGTGCCAGGCGCAGCTCCGAGGCCCGTGCACGCGCTTCGGCGGCGCGGATCTCGGTGATGTCGACCGCCGTGCCGAGCAGGCCGGCCGGTTCACCGTCGCCGAGCTCGAACATCTGGATCCACAGCAACTCATGGCGTTCGCCACCGTCGGGCGTCTCGGTGCGAAGCTCCTTGCTCAGCTGCTGGCCGGTCGTGAAGACCGACATCTCGAAATCATGGATGGCCCCGGTCTCGACCTGCGGCAGGTGCCGGGTTTCCAGCAGCGTGCGCCCGACCAGGTCGCTCTCCTCGACGCCGTATCGCAGCGTATAGGCCAGGTTGACCGCCAGGTAGCGGCCCTGCGTGTCCTTCACGAACACCGGATAGTGGATGTTGTTGAGCAACCGTTCCTGGAACTGCAACTGGTCGGCCAGCTTGCGTTCGGCCGCGGTGCGCGCGCGCATCTGGCGACGCATGCTCAGTTGCGCAACCGCCATCACGCCGACAATGGCCAGGCCGGCCAGGACGATGCCGAGCACCCAGCCCCAGGGCGCGCCGACGCTGTACTCGTTACTCAGCCAGCGCGTGCGGATCGCCTGCTTCTGATCCTCGTTGATCCCCGCCAGTGCGCTGTTGACCAGAGGCAGCAATGCCGAGCGCGAGTGGCGTACACCGAACGCCAGTTCGTGATCGAGACCGGTCGGTCCGACCATTTGCAGGCGCGCAGCGTAACGGTCGCGAATCAACGCATCGATCGCCGGAAACGTGCCAACGAACGCATCGGCCTTGCCATCAGCGACCAGGGCCAGGCCGTCCTCGTTGCTGCCCACCGGCACCAGCGTGCTCTGGTCGAGCACGATCTTCAGGCGTGCCAGCAGAGCCGCTTCGGCGCGCGCGGCGACGCGCCTCCCGCGCAGGTCTTCGGGACCGGCCACGGTGGGTCCGTGGACGCGCGCGACAATGACTTCCGGAAAACGCTCGTACGGCCTGCTGAACATCAGGTCGTCGCCGCGGAAGTCTTCGGCCATGGCCGCTGCGACCAGGTCGATCTCGCCGGCGTGCACCATTCGCTGCAGGTCGGTCCAGTCCTTGGCAGGCACCAGCTCGAGCCGCAGCCCGAGCACCCTGCGCACAACCTTGACGTAGTCGGCCGCCATCCCGCTGAAATCGCCGTCGACATTGACGAACGAGTACGGCGGACGATTGGTCTCGTAGCCCAGCCGCAATACCGGCAGCCCTTCCAGAACGCGACGCTCGTGACTGCTCAGGACGCCGGGCGTAACCGACGCCGATGGCAGCATGCCGACGCCCCAGCGTTCCTGCAGGCTCTGCAGCTCTTCCGGCTTGACCGCCGCTTCGGCCTTGCGCAGCACGCGCAGAAGCATCGTTTCGCGCGCCGGCACCGCAAGGCCGACCTGCAGCGGCGGCATGTCCAACGCACCAAGCAGCACCAGGTCATCGACGGTGCGCTGGTGCAGCAGCGTGCGCGTGCGGTATTCGGTGTTGCCGACGTAAGCATCGGCTTCGCCGTCGGCGACCATGCGCAGGGCCTCACGTCCGTCCTGCGCGTACAGGATGATCGCCCGCGGAAAATGCTTCGACACCAGGCCGGCCGATTCGACGTAGCGGCGCTCCACCACGATGCGCGCCCGTGCCAAGTCGGCTTCGTCGCGGATACGCGCGTCGCCGCGGCGCGCCACCAGCATGATGCAGCCCTTCAGGTAGGGGCGAAGGAACGCGAAGTGGCCGCGCCGCGCAGGCGTGTCCGGCTGTCCCAGCAACAGGTCGTAGCGCGGGGTCAGCGAAGCGGCCGGCCAGGAAATGGTCTCCCAGTCGGTGAAAGGATCGAACGACAGGCGCAGGCCGACCTTTGCCGCGAGCAACCGCGCGTAATCGGGCCCCAATCCTTCCGGGTGGCCGGCGACCCAGGTTTCAGCAGGCAGGTGGTCACCGGCGAACACACCCACCCGCACGACAGCGTGATCGCGTCGCCATTGCGCTTCCTCGGCATCGAGCGTCGCCACGGCGCCGGGCTGCGCGCCAAGCGGGAACGCCACGCCGGTCAATGCGATGATCGCGGCGAACCGCAATGCGGCGAGCAGCAACGCGGCCAGTGACGTTGCACTCGCCAGGCAAAGGGTTTCGACTCGGGATGGCACGACCAATCCCTTGAATGGGGCCCTGAACGAACCACCCTAGTGAGCGAGGGGTCGCGCCTCCATCAGAATCGTCTCAATGTGATTGTCGAGTTGCGGATGCCGATCCTGCGAGCGATGATCGAAGCATGAACAGGCCGCAATGAAGTCATGACGCTACGCATAATTCTGGCCGACGACCATCCGATAGTCCGCAGCGGCGTTCGGGCCTTGCTGGAACGCAACAACCTGCAGGTTGTTGCCGAGGCCGGCAGCACCGATGAGCTGTTCACGGCGCTCGCAAATCATGAATGCGATGTGCTCCTGACGGATTTCAGCATGCCCGGTGGCCAGCTGGGCGATGGTCTGGCGATGCTGGAGGCCCTTCGCGGCCAGTGGCCGCAACTGCCGATCATCGTCCTGACGATGATGAACAATCCCGGCGTGCTCAGTTCGATTCTCGCCACCGGCGTGCGCGGCCTGCTCAACAAGTCCGACGCCTTGTCGGAGTTGCCCTTGGCGATCCAGGCCGTGTCCCACGGCCGCGAATACGTCAGCGCCAGCGGTGGCCTTCAGCTGGAGCAGATGGAAGGTCATGATTCCACCCGGCTGCCGTTGTCGCCGCGCGAGACTGAAGTTCTCCGACTGTTCGTTTCCGGATTGACGGTCTCGCAGATCGCCGAGCAGCTCGATCGCAGCATCAAGACCGTAAGCCGTCAGAAGATGGACGGGATGGCCAAGCTCGGCCTCAAGACCGATCTCGAGGTCTACGCTTACGCACGCGAGCACGGTTTGCTGGCCTGATCGCGCGTCGCAACGGCGCGACGAGACAGCAGCAACGGCGCCAGATCGCGCGCAAGCCCATGTGGTTTGCCAAACCGGCAAACGTACCTTCTGCAGATATTGGCCAGGCGTCCGCCTTCCCTCAGCCAGCTGCGAATTGTCGGGAAAATAGGACGATTCTCATACCCCCCGTACGGGTGCGTGCCTAACCTTGCGCCGTTCTGCAAGCAGGCGGGTCACTGACATGCCCGGGCCTGTGGTTCGAAAACGA from Lysobacter arenosi encodes:
- a CDS encoding transporter substrate-binding domain-containing protein, translating into MPSRVETLCLASATSLAALLLAALRFAAIIALTGVAFPLGAQPGAVATLDAEEAQWRRDHAVVRVGVFAGDHLPAETWVAGHPEGLGPDYARLLAAKVGLRLSFDPFTDWETISWPAASLTPRYDLLLGQPDTPARRGHFAFLRPYLKGCIMLVARRGDARIRDEADLARARIVVERRYVESAGLVSKHFPRAIILYAQDGREALRMVADGEADAYVGNTEYRTRTLLHQRTVDDLVLLGALDMPPLQVGLAVPARETMLLRVLRKAEAAVKPEELQSLQERWGVGMLPSASVTPGVLSSHERRVLEGLPVLRLGYETNRPPYSFVNVDGDFSGMAADYVKVVRRVLGLRLELVPAKDWTDLQRMVHAGEIDLVAAAMAEDFRGDDLMFSRPYERFPEVIVARVHGPTVAGPEDLRGRRVAARAEAALLARLKIVLDQSTLVPVGSNEDGLALVADGKADAFVGTFPAIDALIRDRYAARLQMVGPTGLDHELAFGVRHSRSALLPLVNSALAGINEDQKQAIRTRWLSNEYSVGAPWGWVLGIVLAGLAIVGVMAVAQLSMRRQMRARTAAERKLADQLQFQERLLNNIHYPVFVKDTQGRYLAVNLAYTLRYGVEESDLVGRTLLETRHLPQVETGAIHDFEMSVFTTGQQLSKELRTETPDGGERHELLWIQMFELGDGEPAGLLGTAVDITEIRAAEARARASELRLAQIARTLPSAVFELRVWPDGRREFTYADGDTLSTIGITPEEMMADEALAFSHVYVDDRQLVADNVAAAAAAMRPMPQFDIRLHSVRGLRWIRTAGGPPRHGPDGSVEWSGYWVDVTDSHEQAQALARANAEAKAAVAAKAAFLAMMSHEIRTPMAGVLGLVELLAQTQTDREQGQMLAMAQDSARTLLKLLDDILDFSRIDSGRLALERTPFDLRSLVDGVIGLFTAKAHAKDLRLYCVLDWRLAAEFAGDAVRVRQIITNLLSNAVKFTHRGQVELRIELVEEHCAESVDLQKLRITVSDTGIGISGEQFLRLFRPFTQAESSTNRRFGGSGLGLIICQRLANLMGGTVQLESTAGKGTRAIFELSLPVVAKLQPLPEFAGKPAVVCTKDPTFAVELANALSSMGFSVVEVEASDLPTLDCDRAELFLVDRHMEEAGQLPPRGRCLLLDDAANQRLPADRAQAPEAVVHGNPLLWRALRDACRAVFEQPTAIETERGPTRHALQAARILVAEDHPVNRAVVSLQLNHLGFECVLTGDGEQALASLCAGDFALLITDCDMPKMDGYTLARRIRADEAGQGRRLPIIALSASALPSDVERCSDAGMDGFLAKPMTLQELETMLARHLPAGPGATPVIAAPVMVAPVLADPMTLLTESLGSTEEARRLLHELLSTCRDDMSAFDLALASGDTRMQCKLLHRMKGALALLRDVSPANTDEELIIPLVNQRDALLLRLDRLDRLLRASDVIPVDANGACN
- a CDS encoding response regulator transcription factor — encoded protein: MTLRIILADDHPIVRSGVRALLERNNLQVVAEAGSTDELFTALANHECDVLLTDFSMPGGQLGDGLAMLEALRGQWPQLPIIVLTMMNNPGVLSSILATGVRGLLNKSDALSELPLAIQAVSHGREYVSASGGLQLEQMEGHDSTRLPLSPRETEVLRLFVSGLTVSQIAEQLDRSIKTVSRQKMDGMAKLGLKTDLEVYAYAREHGLLA